The following coding sequences are from one Bradyrhizobium sp. WSM471 window:
- a CDS encoding glycosyltransferase family 39 protein, with amino-acid sequence MAETYPTPRFGAPHEPKSPVNPGSRLVSMFDIATASHVRAVAFLLLCALLLFLPGFFTIPPVDRDEARFAQATKQMVESGDYVDIRFQEDVRYKKPVGIYWLQSAAVETASALGLPRAELRIWVYRLPSLIGAIGAVLMTYWAALGFVTRRAAVLAALLMCASVLLGVEARLAKTDAMLLFCVVAAMGAMARAYLSWQRAEDETHPPWSWPAIFWTALAVGILIKGPLILMFAGLTIVALAIQDRDASWLWKLRPLWGLMWMLVLVLPWFVAIFWRAGDAFFADSVGGDMLSKLGAQESHGAPPGLYLVLFWITFWPGAPLAAMAAPAVWRARREPGAQFLLAWLVPSWIVFEVVLTKLPHYVLPLYPAIAILTAGALERRVLSWSWLMRGSAWWFAIPVGGSIIAVVGAVMLTRQPAFVAWPFIAASLIFGLFAWWLHDNNHAERSLLNALVAALMLAVTVYGIVLPSLTPLFPSIEIARALRNVTCVGPKAAAAGYHEPSLVFLTGTQTVLTDGSGAADFLRQGSCRFALIEQRSERGFVQRAEAIGLRYKVGTRIDGYNFSQGRAISISIFRSEGTE; translated from the coding sequence ATGGCCGAGACCTACCCAACACCCCGTTTTGGAGCTCCCCACGAGCCGAAATCCCCGGTGAATCCGGGCAGCCGGCTCGTGTCCATGTTCGACATCGCCACGGCCAGCCACGTCCGCGCGGTCGCCTTCCTGCTGCTGTGCGCGCTGCTGCTATTCCTGCCGGGCTTCTTCACAATTCCGCCTGTCGATCGCGACGAGGCGCGCTTTGCGCAGGCGACCAAGCAGATGGTCGAGAGCGGCGATTATGTCGACATCCGCTTCCAGGAAGACGTCCGCTACAAGAAGCCGGTCGGCATCTACTGGCTGCAATCGGCCGCGGTCGAGACGGCATCGGCGCTCGGTCTGCCGCGGGCCGAACTGCGCATCTGGGTCTACCGGCTCCCGTCGCTGATCGGCGCGATCGGCGCAGTGCTCATGACCTATTGGGCGGCGCTCGGCTTCGTCACGCGGCGCGCCGCGGTGCTTGCGGCACTTCTGATGTGCGCCTCCGTGCTGCTCGGCGTCGAGGCGCGGCTTGCCAAGACCGACGCCATGCTGCTGTTCTGCGTGGTCGCCGCGATGGGCGCAATGGCACGGGCGTATCTGTCGTGGCAGCGCGCCGAGGACGAGACGCATCCGCCCTGGAGCTGGCCCGCGATCTTCTGGACGGCTCTCGCCGTCGGCATCCTGATCAAGGGCCCGCTGATCCTGATGTTCGCGGGCCTGACCATCGTCGCGCTCGCGATCCAGGACCGCGATGCCTCCTGGCTATGGAAGCTGCGCCCGCTCTGGGGCCTGATGTGGATGCTGGTGCTGGTGCTGCCCTGGTTCGTCGCGATCTTCTGGCGCGCGGGCGATGCCTTCTTCGCCGATTCCGTCGGCGGCGACATGCTGAGCAAGTTGGGCGCTCAGGAATCTCACGGCGCGCCGCCCGGACTGTACCTGGTGCTGTTCTGGATCACGTTCTGGCCCGGCGCGCCGCTCGCGGCGATGGCGGCGCCCGCGGTCTGGCGCGCGCGGCGCGAGCCCGGCGCGCAATTCCTGTTGGCTTGGCTGGTCCCGTCCTGGATCGTCTTCGAGGTGGTGCTGACCAAGCTGCCGCATTACGTGCTGCCGCTGTACCCTGCGATCGCGATCCTCACCGCGGGCGCGCTCGAGCGGCGGGTGCTGTCCTGGTCTTGGCTGATGCGCGGCTCGGCCTGGTGGTTCGCGATCCCCGTTGGCGGCTCGATCATCGCGGTCGTCGGCGCGGTGATGCTGACGCGGCAGCCTGCTTTCGTGGCCTGGCCGTTCATCGCGGCCTCGCTGATTTTCGGCCTGTTCGCCTGGTGGCTTCACGACAACAATCACGCCGAGCGCTCGCTGCTCAACGCGCTGGTCGCAGCCCTGATGCTTGCGGTGACGGTCTACGGCATCGTGCTGCCGTCGCTGACGCCGCTGTTTCCGAGCATCGAGATCGCACGCGCGCTTCGCAACGTCACCTGCGTCGGCCCGAAGGCGGCCGCGGCCGGCTATCACGAGCCGAGCCTCGTCTTCCTGACGGGTACGCAGACAGTGCTCACCGACGGTTCGGGTGCCGCGGATTTCCTGCGGCAAGGGAGCTGCCGTTTCGCGCTGATCGAGCAGCGTTCGGAGCGTGGCTTCGTGCAGCGCGCCGAGGCGATCGGGCTGCGCTACAAGGTCGGCACGCGCATCGACGGCTACAATTTCTCGCAAGGGCGTGCGATCTCGATCTCGATCTTCCGCTCGGAAGGCACCGAGTAG
- a CDS encoding phosphatase PAP2 family protein: MSAPSDIAPRASYPAQLLTLSGRALAQLVRSPSHSRRAEAARKLARHSLWLSAAGAALVIALMVAFDLTEIQLMPARGTPGLWPIRILTDFGKDEYVLSVLGGALVVLALVAAGLHGTSRALLLGLGTRLQFMFLSVAVPVFVAEILKYLIGRGRPFVGGKANPFNFIPFEGTGAYASLPSGHAVTAFALAFAVSALWPRLRVFMFTYAIVILLTRLVLLAHHPSDVVAGALVGMVGAMAVRYWFAARKLGFAIRADGTIVPLAGAVSGRLKRVAHGASAP; this comes from the coding sequence ATGTCGGCACCATCCGACATCGCGCCGCGCGCGAGCTATCCCGCGCAATTGCTCACGTTGTCGGGGCGCGCCCTGGCGCAGCTCGTGCGCTCGCCCTCGCATTCGCGTCGCGCCGAGGCCGCGCGAAAGCTGGCGCGGCATTCGCTGTGGCTCAGTGCGGCAGGTGCAGCCCTGGTCATCGCGCTGATGGTCGCGTTCGACCTGACCGAGATCCAGCTGATGCCGGCGCGTGGCACGCCCGGTCTGTGGCCGATCCGCATCCTCACCGATTTCGGCAAGGACGAGTATGTGCTCTCGGTGCTCGGGGGCGCTCTGGTAGTGCTGGCGCTGGTTGCGGCGGGATTGCACGGCACGAGCCGCGCATTGTTGCTCGGCCTCGGCACGCGGCTGCAGTTCATGTTTCTGTCTGTTGCCGTGCCCGTATTCGTCGCCGAGATCCTGAAATATCTCATCGGTCGCGGACGTCCGTTCGTCGGCGGCAAGGCCAATCCCTTTAACTTCATCCCGTTCGAGGGGACCGGGGCCTATGCCAGCCTGCCGTCGGGGCATGCGGTGACGGCGTTCGCGCTGGCGTTTGCGGTCTCGGCGCTGTGGCCGCGCCTGCGCGTGTTCATGTTCACTTACGCGATCGTGATCCTGCTGACGCGCCTGGTGCTGCTCGCGCACCACCCGAGTGACGTGGTGGCCGGCGCCCTGGTCGGCATGGTCGGAGCCATGGCGGTGCGGTACTGGTTCGCGGCCCGCAAGCTCGGCTTTGCCATCCGTGCCGACGGCACCATTGTGCCTCTTGCGGGGGCGGTCTCGGGCCGCCTCAAAAGGGTTGCCCACGGGGCATCCGCCCCATAA
- a CDS encoding glycosyltransferase family 2 protein, which produces MSSQPSVFQPSVSIVVPVRNEADNIVPLIEEIGAALDGRWAYEIIYVNDGSTDATGERLGAVMKQRDNLRQLRHAKSGGQSAAVRSGVRAARGAIVATLDGDGQNNPAFLPDLISAVENGSKVGLAAGQRVGRKDTGFKKFQSRVANGVRNAILKDGTRDTGCGLKAFRREVFLMMPYFDGLHRFLPALVRREGYEIAYVDVIDRPRRSGVSNYGFFDRLWIGIMDLVGVWWLIRRKKPTPDVTEVTA; this is translated from the coding sequence TTGTCGTCCCAGCCTTCGGTTTTCCAGCCCTCGGTTTCCATCGTCGTTCCCGTGCGCAACGAAGCCGACAACATCGTGCCGCTAATCGAGGAGATCGGCGCGGCGCTCGACGGCCGCTGGGCCTATGAGATCATCTACGTCAATGACGGTTCGACCGACGCGACCGGCGAACGGCTCGGCGCGGTCATGAAGCAGCGGGACAATCTGCGCCAGCTGCGCCATGCCAAATCAGGCGGCCAATCCGCGGCCGTGCGCAGCGGCGTGCGTGCGGCACGCGGCGCGATCGTGGCGACGCTCGACGGCGACGGCCAGAACAATCCGGCTTTCCTGCCGGACTTGATTTCGGCCGTCGAGAACGGAAGCAAGGTCGGACTTGCGGCCGGACAACGCGTCGGCCGCAAGGATACCGGCTTCAAGAAATTCCAGTCGCGCGTGGCCAACGGCGTCCGCAACGCGATCCTGAAGGACGGTACGCGCGACACCGGCTGCGGTCTGAAGGCGTTCCGGCGCGAGGTATTCCTGATGATGCCCTATTTCGACGGGCTGCATCGCTTCCTGCCGGCACTGGTGCGCCGCGAGGGCTACGAGATCGCCTATGTCGACGTGATCGACCGGCCGCGCCGCTCCGGCGTCTCAAACTACGGTTTCTTCGACCGGCTGTGGATCGGCATCATGGATCTCGTCGGCGTGTGGTGGCTGATCCGCCGCAAGAAGCCGACGCCGGATGTGACTGAGGTGACGGCATGA
- a CDS encoding lipid-A-disaccharide synthase N-terminal domain-containing protein, whose amino-acid sequence MIIQYGQALSNYFYDVFVAKFDFWLAFGLVAQLFFTARFLVQWIASERAGNSVVPMAFWFCSMGGGLMTLVYGVVKREPVIILGQALATIIYIRNIMLIVKNRGRASKTLER is encoded by the coding sequence ATGATCATCCAATACGGTCAGGCGCTGAGCAATTATTTCTACGACGTATTCGTGGCCAAGTTCGACTTCTGGCTCGCGTTCGGCCTCGTCGCGCAGCTGTTCTTCACGGCGCGCTTCCTGGTGCAGTGGATCGCGAGCGAGCGCGCCGGCAACAGCGTGGTGCCGATGGCGTTCTGGTTCTGCTCGATGGGCGGCGGGCTGATGACGCTGGTCTACGGCGTCGTCAAGCGCGAGCCTGTCATCATCCTCGGCCAGGCGCTCGCGACCATCATCTATATCCGCAACATCATGCTGATCGTGAAGAACCGCGGCCGCGCGTCAAAGACGCTGGAGCGCTGA
- a CDS encoding Na/Pi cotransporter family protein — MGTLVLLDLMGGVALLLWGLHMVHSGILRAFGPDLRRLLGKALGNRFNAFAAGLGLTALLQSSTATALLTSSFAAEGLLSLVTALAIMLGANVGTTLIVQLLSFNIAAVAPVLFVLGLVAFRAGPRSRIKDVGRVLIGLGLMLLSLHILLDTLAPAENAPGVRVMMSSITGDPILCIVIAALVTWAVHSSVASVLLIMSLAYSQFISPYAALALVLGANLGSAINPVFEGAKRDDPASYRLPVGNLVNRVIGIALVLPFLGSIAEHMHAWQPDLARMTAAFHIAFNVGTAIIFIGLLDTMSRLLTRLLPDRVQEADPARPRYLDETALESPSLALADAGRETLRMGDLVEIMLRKVMAAMMSGDRALVDQVSKMDNIVDGLDEAIKLYVTKLMRGSLDESEGRRAMEIISFAINLEHIGDIIDKSLSELATKKIKRRFQFSPEGAEELAAFHKRTMDSLRIAFGVFMSGDANEARKLLVEKTALRNTELAAVERHLDRLREGRPETIETTSLHLDVLRDLRRIHSHICSVAYPVLDAAGEPHRRHEAETAALPATGAASALPR, encoded by the coding sequence ATGGGAACGTTGGTACTGCTCGATCTGATGGGCGGCGTGGCGCTGTTGCTGTGGGGCCTGCACATGGTCCACAGCGGGATTCTGCGTGCCTTTGGCCCGGACCTGCGACGGCTGCTCGGCAAGGCGCTTGGAAACCGCTTCAACGCGTTCGCCGCCGGTCTCGGGCTGACGGCGCTGCTCCAGAGCAGCACCGCGACCGCGCTGCTCACGAGCTCGTTCGCAGCCGAGGGCCTGCTCAGCCTGGTCACCGCGCTCGCCATCATGCTCGGCGCCAATGTCGGCACGACGTTGATCGTGCAGCTGCTGTCGTTCAACATCGCCGCTGTGGCGCCGGTCCTGTTCGTGCTCGGACTGGTCGCCTTCCGCGCCGGTCCGCGCTCGCGGATCAAGGATGTCGGCCGCGTCTTGATCGGCCTCGGACTGATGCTGCTGTCGCTGCACATCCTGCTCGACACGCTGGCGCCGGCCGAGAACGCACCGGGCGTCCGAGTCATGATGTCCTCCATCACGGGGGATCCCATTCTGTGCATCGTGATCGCAGCGCTCGTCACCTGGGCGGTGCATTCGAGCGTCGCCAGCGTGCTGCTGATCATGTCGCTGGCCTATTCGCAGTTCATCTCGCCTTACGCGGCGCTCGCATTGGTGCTTGGCGCCAATCTCGGCAGCGCCATCAATCCCGTATTCGAAGGCGCCAAGCGTGACGATCCCGCCAGCTATCGCCTGCCGGTGGGCAATCTCGTCAACCGCGTGATCGGGATCGCCCTGGTCCTGCCCTTCCTGGGCTCGATCGCCGAACACATGCACGCCTGGCAGCCTGATCTGGCCAGGATGACGGCGGCGTTTCATATCGCCTTCAACGTCGGCACGGCCATTATCTTCATCGGCCTGCTCGACACCATGTCGCGCCTGTTGACCCGGCTCCTGCCCGATCGTGTTCAGGAGGCCGATCCGGCCCGGCCGCGCTATCTCGACGAGACCGCGCTGGAATCGCCGTCGCTGGCGCTGGCCGATGCCGGCCGCGAAACCCTGCGCATGGGCGACCTCGTCGAAATCATGCTGCGCAAGGTGATGGCGGCGATGATGAGCGGCGACCGTGCGCTGGTCGACCAGGTCTCGAAGATGGACAACATCGTCGACGGCCTCGACGAAGCCATCAAGCTCTACGTGACCAAACTCATGCGGGGCAGCCTCGACGAGAGCGAGGGCCGGCGCGCCATGGAGATCATCTCCTTCGCCATCAATCTGGAACATATCGGCGACATCATCGACAAGAGTCTGAGCGAGCTCGCGACCAAGAAGATCAAGCGCCGCTTCCAGTTCTCGCCCGAGGGCGCCGAGGAGCTCGCCGCCTTCCACAAGCGCACGATGGATTCGCTGCGCATCGCCTTCGGCGTCTTCATGTCGGGCGACGCCAACGAGGCCCGCAAGCTGCTGGTGGAGAAGACGGCGCTACGCAACACCGAGCTTGCCGCCGTCGAGCGCCACCTCGATCGCCTGCGCGAGGGCCGCCCCGAGACCATCGAAACCACGTCGCTGCATCTGGACGTGCTGCGGGACCTGCGCCGCATCCACTCGCATATCTGCTCCGTCGCCTATCCCGTGCTCGACGCGGCCGGCGAGCCCCATCGCAGGCACGAAGCGGAGACCGCCGCCCTGCCCGCAACAGGCGCGGCGTCAGCGCTGCCGCGCTAG
- the metC gene encoding cystathionine beta-lyase: MDSSDPSEQHAETRLVTSGRDTKAQKGFVNPPVFHGSTVLYPTAEALHAHRGEFTYGRHGSPTTKAFQETLMALEGPQCAGVGIVPSGLSAISTTLLSVLKAGDHILVCDNVYRPSRNFCNGMLTRYGVETTYFDPMIGAGIDKLFRPNTSAVLVEAPGSQSFEMPDIRAIAEVAHARGALVIDDNTWATPLYHRSLEQGVDISMQAATKYIGGHSDIMFGTISANAKAWPQIAEGIRLLGVCAGPDDVFLALRGLRTLSVRLAQHHRSGLDMARWLAGRPEVARVLHPGLETDPGHAIWKRDFTGASGLFSIVLKPAPQKAVDTMLDTLKLFGMGFSWGGFESLAIPFDCDGYRTATKWAPGGPTLRLHIGLESADDLKADLDRGFAALKAAM; the protein is encoded by the coding sequence ATGGATTCCTCAGACCCCTCCGAGCAGCACGCCGAGACCCGGCTGGTCACCTCCGGCCGCGACACCAAGGCGCAGAAGGGGTTCGTCAACCCGCCCGTCTTCCACGGCTCGACCGTGCTCTATCCAACCGCCGAGGCCCTGCACGCCCATCGCGGCGAGTTCACCTATGGCCGCCACGGTTCCCCCACCACCAAGGCCTTCCAGGAGACCCTGATGGCGCTCGAGGGGCCGCAATGCGCCGGCGTCGGCATCGTACCGTCGGGGCTGTCGGCGATCTCCACCACCCTGCTCTCGGTGCTGAAGGCCGGCGACCACATCCTGGTCTGCGACAACGTCTATCGGCCCTCGCGCAATTTCTGCAACGGCATGCTCACCCGCTACGGCGTCGAGACCACCTACTTCGATCCGATGATCGGCGCCGGCATCGACAAGCTGTTCAGGCCCAACACGAGCGCCGTGCTGGTCGAGGCGCCCGGCTCGCAGTCTTTCGAGATGCCCGACATCCGCGCCATCGCCGAGGTCGCGCATGCGCGCGGCGCGCTCGTCATCGACGACAACACCTGGGCGACGCCGCTCTATCACCGCTCGCTCGAACAGGGCGTCGACATCAGCATGCAGGCCGCTACCAAATATATCGGCGGCCATTCCGACATCATGTTCGGCACCATCTCGGCTAATGCCAAGGCCTGGCCGCAGATCGCCGAAGGTATCCGCCTGCTCGGCGTCTGCGCCGGTCCCGATGACGTCTTCCTCGCGCTGCGCGGCCTGCGCACGCTGTCGGTGCGCCTCGCGCAGCATCATCGTTCTGGCCTCGACATGGCGCGCTGGCTCGCCGGCCGGCCCGAGGTCGCGCGCGTGCTGCATCCGGGGCTCGAGACCGATCCGGGTCATGCGATCTGGAAGCGCGACTTCACGGGCGCGTCGGGCCTGTTCAGCATCGTCTTGAAGCCGGCGCCGCAGAAGGCGGTCGACACCATGCTCGACACGCTCAAACTGTTCGGCATGGGCTTCTCCTGGGGTGGCTTCGAGAGCCTTGCGATTCCTTTCGACTGCGACGGCTATCGCACCGCGACCAAGTGGGCGCCGGGCGGCCCGACGCTGCGTCTGCATATCGGGCTCGAAAGCGCCGACGACCTCAAGGCCGACCTCGATCGCGGCTTCGCTGCCCTCAAGGCAGCAATGTGA
- a CDS encoding amino acid ABC transporter substrate-binding protein, translated as MKRITLALTLALAAGLTAQAADAQTLKTVKDRGMLSCGVSQGLPGFSSPDDKGNWTGLDVDVCRAIAGAIFNDPTKVKFVPLSAKDRFTALQSGEVDVLSRNTTWTISRDTSLGANFTGVTYYDGQGFMVKKSLKVNSALELNSASVCVQTGTTTEQNLADYFKANNMKYEVIAFGTNDETVKAYEAGRCDVFTTDQSGLYANRLKLANPGDHMVLPEIISKEPLGPMVRHGDDQWFDIVKWTLFALITTEELGVTAKNVDEKTKQENPELKRVLGTDGNFGEQLGLSKDWVVRIVKAVGNYGEVFDRNVGAGSPLGISRGLNNLWNKGGLQYAPPIR; from the coding sequence ATGAAACGCATAACCCTGGCTCTCACTCTCGCTCTCGCCGCCGGCCTGACTGCCCAAGCCGCCGATGCGCAAACGCTCAAGACCGTCAAGGACCGGGGCATGCTGTCCTGCGGTGTCAGTCAGGGCCTGCCCGGCTTCTCCTCGCCGGACGACAAGGGCAACTGGACCGGGCTTGACGTCGACGTCTGCCGCGCGATCGCCGGGGCGATCTTCAACGATCCGACCAAGGTCAAGTTCGTGCCGCTCTCCGCCAAGGACCGCTTCACGGCGCTGCAATCCGGCGAAGTCGACGTGCTGTCGCGCAACACCACCTGGACCATCTCGCGCGACACCTCGCTCGGCGCCAACTTCACCGGGGTGACCTATTATGACGGGCAGGGCTTCATGGTGAAGAAGTCGCTCAAGGTGAATTCGGCGCTCGAGCTCAACAGCGCCTCGGTCTGCGTCCAGACCGGCACCACCACCGAGCAGAATCTCGCCGACTACTTCAAGGCCAACAACATGAAGTACGAGGTGATCGCGTTCGGCACCAACGACGAAACGGTCAAGGCCTACGAGGCCGGGCGCTGCGACGTCTTCACCACCGACCAGTCGGGTCTGTACGCCAACCGCCTGAAGCTTGCCAATCCCGGCGATCACATGGTGCTCCCGGAAATCATCTCGAAGGAGCCGCTCGGACCGATGGTGCGCCACGGCGACGACCAATGGTTCGACATCGTGAAATGGACGCTGTTTGCCCTGATCACCACCGAAGAGCTCGGCGTGACCGCGAAGAACGTCGACGAGAAGACGAAACAGGAAAATCCGGAGCTGAAGCGCGTCCTGGGTACCGACGGCAATTTCGGTGAACAGCTCGGCCTGAGCAAGGATTGGGTGGTGCGTATCGTGAAGGCCGTCGGCAATTACGGCGAAGTGTTCGACCGCAACGTCGGCGCGGGCTCGCCGCTCGGCATCAGTCGAGGTCTCAACAATCTCTGGAACAAGGGCGGTCTCCAATACGCGCCGCCGATCCGCTGA
- a CDS encoding amino acid ABC transporter permease, which produces MSIEARKPPPQIALKIRRVLGGKTGWNGIAVQFAFAAILGWIAYEIVSNARANLENQHIAAGFGFLANNAGFDVNQTLISYTGSDTFLRVFLVGLLNTLVVSVVGIVFATVIGFIVALCRLSPNWLLARIGEIYVEIIRNLPVLFQILFWYLAVLAALPNPRQSISLLGIAFVSNRGLVIPRPIGESGFEAFLAVLAFGIVASVALRIHARRALFQRGHMIRIWPYVLGLLFGLPLITMLVAGLPFSFELPQLKGFNFAGGSRIIPEFVALTLALSTYTAAFIAEIVRAGILSVHSGQMEAGASLGLSRGTTLRLVVVPQAMRVIVPPLTNQYLNLTKNSSLAVAIGYPDLVSVFAGTSLSQTGQAIEIIAMTMGVYLLISLITSAVMSVYGWRISRSLGA; this is translated from the coding sequence ATGAGCATCGAGGCCCGCAAACCCCCGCCCCAGATCGCGCTGAAGATCAGGCGCGTTCTGGGTGGCAAGACAGGCTGGAACGGCATCGCCGTCCAGTTTGCCTTCGCGGCGATCCTGGGCTGGATTGCCTATGAAATCGTCTCCAACGCCCGCGCCAACCTCGAGAACCAGCACATTGCCGCCGGCTTCGGCTTCCTCGCGAACAACGCCGGTTTTGACGTCAATCAGACGCTGATCTCTTATACCGGCTCGGACACGTTCCTGCGCGTGTTTCTGGTCGGGCTCCTCAACACGCTCGTGGTCTCGGTGGTGGGCATCGTCTTTGCCACGGTGATCGGCTTCATTGTCGCGCTGTGCCGGCTGTCACCCAACTGGCTGCTCGCGCGCATTGGCGAAATCTATGTCGAGATCATCCGCAACCTGCCGGTGCTGTTCCAGATCCTGTTCTGGTACTTGGCGGTGCTTGCGGCCTTACCCAATCCACGACAGAGCATTTCGCTGCTCGGCATCGCCTTCGTCAGCAATCGCGGTCTCGTCATTCCCCGCCCGATCGGCGAGAGCGGCTTCGAGGCGTTCCTTGCGGTGCTGGCGTTCGGCATCGTGGCTTCGGTCGCATTGCGCATCCATGCGCGCCGGGCGCTGTTCCAGCGGGGTCACATGATCCGGATCTGGCCCTATGTGCTGGGCCTGCTGTTCGGACTGCCCCTTATCACCATGCTGGTAGCGGGTCTGCCCTTCAGCTTCGAGCTGCCGCAGCTCAAGGGCTTCAATTTCGCCGGTGGGTCGCGGATAATCCCGGAGTTCGTGGCGCTCACGTTGGCCTTGTCGACCTATACGGCTGCCTTCATCGCCGAGATCGTGCGCGCGGGCATCCTCTCCGTCCATAGCGGGCAGATGGAGGCGGGGGCGTCACTGGGCCTGAGCCGCGGCACCACGCTCCGCCTGGTGGTCGTGCCGCAGGCGATGCGCGTCATCGTTCCGCCACTGACCAATCAGTACCTCAATCTCACCAAGAATTCGTCGCTGGCCGTGGCGATCGGCTATCCTGACCTCGTATCCGTGTTCGCCGGCACGTCGCTGAGCCAGACCGGGCAGGCCATCGAGATCATCGCCATGACGATGGGCGTTTATCTCCTGATCTCGCTGATCACCAGCGCCGTCATGAGCGTCTACGGTTGGCGCATCAGCCGGAGTCTCGGCGCATGA
- a CDS encoding amino acid ABC transporter permease → MSDITSSSFVRQDLLDERPAPVKTTGFIGLVRTRLFNSPTNILLTIVGALLLWFTIIPSVRFLMVDAVWTGKDRTACLAENAGFAVGACWPYIQAKLPQLIYGFYSEAERWRVNLTLVLSVVLLVPLLIPRLPSKGLNAGLFFFAFPVVAFFLLHGGGIKGFGLSWTADLLQLFDDSIIGAGQALLSLGKTSAAAPLLWAVGNVIVLVGTAIYWLIFPLTWLRDQLQGTGQSVWADFAITAAVVSLIAFVLGGGLRTGGRALTSSIATFVAIAIVIKLMGLDHGGLPIVQTNLWGGLLVTLVVSVTGIVTSLPIGIALALGRRSTIPLIRIFSIAFIEFWRGVPLITVLFFATYMLPLFLPGNFTVDGLVRALIGISLFTGAYQAENVRGGLAAIPRGQGEAAAALGLSWWKTTSLIVLPQALRHVIPNLVNSFISLFKDTSLVSIVALFDLLGSLRASFSDPKWSSPSTAFTGFAFAGIIYFIFCFGMSRYSLFVEHRLNAHRRN, encoded by the coding sequence ATGAGCGATATCACCTCGTCCAGCTTCGTCCGCCAGGATCTTCTCGATGAGCGTCCCGCGCCGGTGAAGACCACGGGCTTCATCGGCCTGGTGCGGACGCGCCTGTTCAACTCGCCGACCAACATCCTGCTCACGATCGTTGGCGCCTTGCTGCTGTGGTTCACCATCATTCCTTCCGTCAGATTCCTGATGGTCGATGCAGTCTGGACCGGCAAGGATCGCACGGCCTGTCTCGCCGAGAACGCCGGCTTTGCGGTCGGCGCCTGCTGGCCTTACATCCAGGCCAAGCTGCCGCAGCTGATCTACGGCTTCTACTCGGAAGCCGAACGCTGGCGGGTCAACCTCACGCTCGTCCTGTCAGTGGTCCTGTTGGTGCCGTTGCTGATTCCGCGGCTGCCGTCGAAAGGTTTGAACGCAGGCCTGTTCTTCTTTGCGTTTCCGGTGGTCGCATTCTTTCTGCTGCATGGCGGCGGCATCAAGGGATTTGGCCTGAGCTGGACCGCTGACCTGCTGCAATTGTTCGACGACAGCATCATCGGCGCCGGGCAGGCTCTGCTAAGTCTCGGCAAGACGTCCGCTGCCGCACCGCTGTTGTGGGCCGTCGGCAATGTCATCGTGCTCGTGGGGACCGCGATTTACTGGCTGATCTTTCCGCTGACCTGGCTGCGTGACCAGCTGCAGGGGACGGGCCAGTCGGTCTGGGCCGATTTCGCCATCACCGCCGCGGTCGTCTCGCTGATCGCCTTCGTTCTCGGCGGCGGCCTCCGCACCGGGGGGCGGGCCCTGACATCCAGCATCGCCACCTTCGTCGCCATCGCAATCGTGATCAAGCTGATGGGGCTCGATCACGGCGGTCTGCCGATCGTGCAGACGAACCTTTGGGGCGGACTTCTGGTGACGCTGGTGGTCTCCGTTACCGGCATCGTCACCTCGTTGCCGATCGGCATTGCGCTGGCGCTTGGCCGCCGCTCGACCATTCCGCTGATCCGGATCTTCTCGATCGCCTTCATCGAGTTCTGGCGCGGCGTGCCGCTGATCACCGTGCTGTTCTTCGCCACCTACATGCTGCCGCTGTTTCTGCCGGGCAATTTCACGGTCGACGGGTTGGTGCGTGCGCTGATTGGAATCTCGTTGTTCACGGGCGCCTATCAGGCCGAGAACGTCCGCGGCGGGCTGGCTGCGATCCCGCGCGGGCAGGGCGAGGCGGCCGCGGCGTTGGGGTTGTCCTGGTGGAAGACGACCTCGCTGATCGTGCTGCCGCAGGCCCTGCGCCACGTCATTCCGAACCTCGTCAACAGCTTCATCTCGCTGTTCAAGGACACTTCGCTGGTCTCGATCGTGGCGCTGTTCGATCTGCTGGGCTCGCTGCGCGCGTCGTTCTCGGATCCGAAATGGTCGTCGCCGTCGACCGCGTTCACCGGGTTCGCGTTCGCCGGGATCATCTACTTCATCTTCTGCTTTGGAATGTCACGCTACTCGCTCTTCGTCGAACACCGCCTCAACGCTCACCGCCGCAACTGA